A stretch of the Primulina huaijiensis isolate GDHJ02 unplaced genomic scaffold, ASM1229523v2 scaffold41145, whole genome shotgun sequence genome encodes the following:
- the LOC140969372 gene encoding transcription factor MYB61-like, with protein sequence MGRNSCYYKQKLRKGLWSPEEDEKLVKHITKHGHGCWSSVPKLAGLQRCGKSCRLRWINYLRPDLKRGTFSFEEENLIIELHSVLGNRWSQIAVQLPGRTDNEIKNLWNSSIKKKLRQKGIDPNTHKPLAEVEDQEKASPTGKNNERTSEGSSEVSFFNSEKSKNKASAAEKPTQEFFLNRFVSSHESSPVRPSDLSGFLSFNQQINHGSRIGLSTNPNTNLFSNLSNKSPEIIPDQFNSNISTVPPPLLSTILSTPTRTKPYPNFGPENPITPSYDSVKFQNFSSTKSSDLQTDFSCLENNPFSWGLADCAKSEKEDEIPEDIKWAEYLQTPYLLGNNLLHNQTVQDLNMESKSQELFATHGSYNNGNWHSNQQIQQPLLQGSHLYRNQFQRLPATFGFS encoded by the exons ATGGGCAGGAATTCTTGTTATTACAAGCAGAAGCTAAGAAAAGGGCTATGGTCACCAGAGGAAGATGAAAAACTTGTAAAACACATAACCAAACATGGCCACGGCTGCTGGAGCTCAGTTCCAAAACTAGCAg GGCTTCAAAGGTGTGGGAAGAGTTGCAGATTAAGGTGGATTAATTATTTAAGGCCAGATTTGAAAAGAGGGACGTTTTCATTTGAAGAAGAGAATTTGATCATTGAACTGCATTCAGTTCTTGGGAACAG ATGGTCCCAAATTGCTGTGCAGTTGCCTGGAAGAACAGATAATGAAATCAAGAACCTGTGGAATTCATCCATCAAGAAAAAACTAAGGCAAAAGGGCATTGATCCCAATACACATAAGCCTCTCGCGGAAGTCGAGGATCAAGAAAAGGCATCACCAACCGGCAAAAACAATGAGAGAACGTCGGAAGGATCGAGTGAAGTTAGTTTTTTCAACTCCgaaaaatcgaaaaataaaGCTTCCGCGGCAGAGAAACCGACACAAGAATTCTTTCTCAACAGGTTTGTTTCCAGCCACGAAAGTAGCCCTGTGAGGCCATCTGATCTGTCTGGATTCCTCTCCTTTAATCAGCAAATCAATCACGGGTCAAGAATCGGGCTCTCGACGAATCCCAACACAAATCTTTTCTCTAATTTAAGCAACAAATCTCCAGAAATTATTCCCGATCAATTCAACTCTAACATATCTACCGTTCCACCACCTCTTTTAAGCACAATTCTCTCCACCCCAACCCGAACAAAACCGTACCCGAATTTCGGCCCCGAAAATCCCATTACCCCATCATATGACAGTGTAAAGTTTCAGAATTTCAGCAGCACAAAGTCCTCTGATCTCCAAACAGACTTCAGCTGCTTGGAAAATAATCCCTTTTCTTGGGGACTTGCAGATTGTGCAAAATCAGAGAAAGAAGACGAAATCCCGGAAGATATCAAGTGGGCAGAGTATCTGCAAACTCCATATTTATTAGGAAACAACTTACTCCATAATCAAACAGTTCAAGATTTAAACATGGAATCGAAATCACAAGAACTTTTTGCAACACACGGTTCCTACAACAATGGAAATTGGCATTCAAACCAGCAAATACAGCAGCCATTATTACAAGGTTCACATTTATATAGAAACCAGTTCCAGAGACTTCCTGCCACCTTTGGATTTTCTTGA